Proteins encoded within one genomic window of Amycolatopsis nigrescens CSC17Ta-90:
- a CDS encoding ABC transporter permease — MRFVLIRAAVAAVQGVAVLVAAFGLTALLPGDAAVVVLGEQATPEQIEVVRHQLGLDQPLVDRFLGWSGKLFSGDLGNSLVTGLPVTDEIGRRFASTALLAGVTLLVLLPLAFSLGLASGLREGSRTDRALNVVTILLHSMPEFVLGLLLLAGLSVYFGLLPATAAGASGLALLGRPAVLVLPVIVLVSRQLCDLARQIRIGVAEHTVGEPASHLRLLGLGERMVVLRHVLPNALAPIVQQLARSVEGLLGGAVIVESLFAISGLGTGFVEAVQNRDIPAVQGYALVFAAVVVTVNLCADLISYRLTPRGQLVSR; from the coding sequence TTGCGTTTCGTACTGATCCGAGCTGCCGTTGCGGCGGTACAGGGCGTCGCAGTTCTGGTGGCCGCGTTCGGGCTTACCGCACTGCTTCCCGGTGATGCCGCGGTGGTCGTCCTCGGTGAGCAGGCGACACCCGAGCAGATCGAAGTGGTCCGGCATCAGCTCGGTCTCGACCAGCCACTGGTCGATCGGTTTCTGGGCTGGTCCGGCAAGCTGTTCTCGGGTGACCTGGGAAACTCGTTGGTGACCGGTCTGCCCGTGACCGATGAGATCGGACGCAGGTTCGCGTCGACGGCCCTGCTCGCAGGGGTCACCTTGCTTGTGCTTCTGCCGCTGGCGTTCTCTCTCGGCTTGGCGAGCGGGCTACGTGAAGGATCGCGTACGGATCGGGCGCTCAACGTTGTCACGATCCTGCTGCACTCCATGCCGGAGTTCGTGCTCGGGCTCCTGCTGCTTGCTGGTTTGTCCGTCTACTTCGGACTGCTTCCGGCCACCGCTGCCGGTGCGTCCGGGCTTGCGCTGCTGGGCCGGCCGGCTGTCTTGGTGTTACCGGTCATTGTGCTGGTCAGCAGGCAGCTGTGCGATCTGGCCAGGCAGATTCGGATCGGGGTTGCGGAGCACACGGTTGGTGAGCCGGCCAGCCACCTGCGGCTACTCGGGCTGGGGGAGCGCATGGTGGTATTGCGGCACGTGTTGCCGAACGCGCTGGCGCCGATCGTTCAGCAGCTGGCGCGCAGCGTCGAAGGGCTACTCGGCGGCGCGGTGATCGTCGAGTCACTGTTCGCGATCAGTGGTCTGGGAACCGGGTTCGTGGAAGCGGTGCAGAATCGCGACATTCCGGCAGTCCAGGGTTACGCCTTGGTGTTCGCCGCGGTGGTGGTCACGGTGAATTTGTGCGCCGACCTCATCTCGTACCGGCTGACGCCTCGCGGGCAGCTGGTCTCGAGATGA